One genomic segment of Esox lucius isolate fEsoLuc1 chromosome 15, fEsoLuc1.pri, whole genome shotgun sequence includes these proteins:
- the LOC105028730 gene encoding NACHT, LRR and PYD domains-containing protein 12-like isoform X4, whose product MSHSGDREEGTTASKRSLLEGTAASKRSLLEGTTASKRKRRRVHQERPDSPVPSCQSEKDEHTMGRPIDFREGDLSSEQGVRPERPDSLVPCCVSMKSGHSMGLPEYFRKGEQGVHQERSDSPVPSCVPMKSNHTMERPVSFGEGDLSSHQGRVQHEKSTQMKFQTVLRPHQDIKTKLGLKYQHLSEGHQGKRTLVKDIYTDLYITEGGSGWINEEHEVRQIEMAFKRENTQETTIKSNDIFKPVSQQQWDNTKLRGLRNLTKGIAGIGKTVTVQKVILDWAEGEANQDIDFMFPLPFRDLNLIKGQYSLMQLLSLYFPELKEIDSIEDDETKTVFILDGLDEYRLHLDFKNNQKCYDVTESNSVDVLLTNLIEGNMFPSALLWITTRPAAANQIPPECVDQVTEIRGFNEAQKDEYLRKKITNPNLANNIIKHIKSSRTLHIMCHIPVFCWISATVLEMMLKQEEKDEIPNTLIQMYSQFILIQTSVKNKYNKATETNPKEPSQTDKEMILKLSKLAFQQLQKGNLIFYEEDLRECGIDVTEASGYSALCTEIFIEECGLYHKKVFSFVHLSLQEFLAAVHALESCLGKEEHVFPPKAVTQSPFHCDDVEDNDDGDDVEVRKPDKLYDLYRRAVDQALISKNGHLDLFLRFLMGLSLKSNQDLLKGLLTQAGSTTQQNMETLKRTEKYLSDKIKKESSPERTINLFHCLNELGANSLVENMQITLRSGILSEAKLQPHQCSALTYLLLMSEDVLEEFDLKRYNRSAEGYQRFLPVVKNCKRALLSSCNLNYESCKTLGLALQTSKCLLKELDISYNHLEDRGVELLCAGLTSPICKIQTLVLARCKLTSKSCETLISALRTPNCLLRDLILSYNHLEDRGVKLLCAGPATPIFNIRTLDLGHCGLTEGCCLYLASVLRSPNSQIKKLELRDNDLKDAGVTQLSTGMEDPNCKLHALGLSGCLVTEEGCASLASALRSNPFNLRELDLSYNYPGDSGVKLLSAGLDNLQWRPEKLSMDHCENDRLKSGPRKYACDLTLDLNTAYTHLSVSEENRNVTFSELQPYPVHTERFDYWNQ is encoded by the exons ATGAGTCACTctggggacagagaggaggggaccACTGCCTCTAAAAGGAGCCTTCTTGAGGGAACCGCTGCCTCTAAAAGGAGCCTTCTTGAGGGAACCACTGCCTCTAAAAGGAAGAGACGCAG GGTCCATCAGGAGAGACCAGACTCCCCTGTCCCCAGTTGTCAGTCAGAGAAGGATGAACACACTATGGGACGACCAATAGACTTCAGAGAGGGAGACTTATCCTCTGAACAAGG GGTCCGTCCAGAGAGACCAGACTCCCTTGTCCCctgctgtgtgtccatgaagagtggTCACTCGATGGGACTGCCAGAATATTTCAGAAAGGGAGAACAAGG GGTCCATCAGGAGAGATCAGACTCCCCTGTCCCCAGCTGTGTGCCCATGAAGAGTAATCACACGATGGAACGGCCAGTATCATTCGGAGAGGGTGACTTGTCCTCTCATCAAGG GCGTGTTCAGCATGAGAAATCAACACAGATGAAAT TTCAGACTGTTCTGAGACCCCATCAAGACATAAAGACTAAACTGGGACTGAAGTATCAACACCTATCTGAAGGACACCAAGGAAAAAGAACTCTCGTGAAGGACATTTACACAGatctctacatcacagagggtggaagtggaTGGATCAATGAAGAACATGAAGTAAGACAGATCGAGATGGCATTcaaaagagaaaacacacaaGAGACAACAATCAAAAGCAACGACATCTTCAAGCCAGTAAGCCAACAGCAGTGGGATAATACCAAATTGAGAGGTTTGAGAAACCTGACAAAAGGAATTGCTGGCATTGGAAAAACAGTGACTGTGCAGAAGGTCATCCTTGACTGGGCAGAGGGAGAAGCCAATCAGGACATTGATTTCATGTTTCCTCTTCCTTTCCGTGATCTGAACCTAATAAAGGGCCAATATAGTCTGATGCAACTCCTTTCCCTCTACTTCCCAGAGCTGAAAGAGATTGACAGTATTGAAGATGATGAAACcaaaactgttttcattttggATGGTCTCGATGAGTATCGACTTCACCTTGACTTCAAAAACAATCAGAAGTGCTACGATGTCACAGAATCAAATTCAGTGGATGTTCTGCTGACAAACCTCATTGAAGGGAATATGTTTCcatctgctctcctctggataaccACCCGAccagcagcagccaatcagatccctccAGAGTGTGTTGACCAGGTGACAGAGATACGAGGCTTTAATGAGGCACAAAAGGATGAGTACTTaagaaagaaaatcacaaaTCCTAATCTGGCCAACAACATCATCAAACACATAAAGTCATCTAGAACCCTTCACATCATGTGccacataccagtcttctgttggatatCAGCCACTGTCCTTGAGATGATGCTGAAACAAGAAGAGAAGGATGAAATTCCCAATACTCTGATCCAAATGTACTCACAGTTCATACTCATTCAAACCAGTGTGAAGAACAAGTACAACAAAGCCACAGAGACAAACCCAAAGGAACCCTctcagacagacaaagaaatgatcctGAAGCTCTCAAAGCTGGCTTTCCAACAGCTGCAAAAGGGCAACCTGATCTTCTATGAGGAGGACCTGAGAGAGTGTGGCATTGATGTGACAGAGGCTTCAGGGTACTCAGCATTGTGTACAGAGATCTTTATAGAAGAATGTGGGTTGTACCACAAGAAAGTCTTCAGCTTTGTTCATTTGAGCCTTCAGGAGTTTCTAGCAGCAGTACATGCTCTAGAATCTTGTCTGGGCAAAGAGGAACATGTTTTCCCCCCCAAAGCTGTCACTCAATCCCCATTCCACTGTGATGATGTTGAGGataatgatgatggtgatgatgttgAAGTGAGGAAGCCAGACAAGTTATACGACTTATACAGGAGAGCAGTGGACCAGGCCTTGATAAGTAAGAATGGACACCTGGACTTGTTCCTCCGCTTCCTTATGGGTCTCTCACTGAAGTCCAATCAGGATCTCTTAAAAGGCCTTCTGACACAGGCAGGAAGTACAACACAGCAAAATATGGAAACCTTAAAGAGAACAGAGAAGTACCTGTCAGACAAGATCAAGAAGGAATCCTCACCAGAAAGAACTATCAACTTATTCCACTGTCTCAATGAACTTGGTGCCAACTCTCTTGTTGAAAACATGCAGATCACCCTACGATCAGGAATTCTTTCAGAAGCAAAACTACAACCTCACCAATGTTCAGCCCTGACCTATCTGTTACTAATGTCAGAGGATGTCCTGGAGGAGTTTGACTTGAAGAGATACAACAGATCAGCGGAAGGTTATCAGAGGTTCTTACCGGTAGTGAAAAACTGCAAGAGAGCATT ACTGAGTAGCTGTAATCTCAACTACGAATCATGTAAAACGCTGGGCTTAGCTCTGCAGACATCAAAATGCCTGCTGAAAGAACTGGACATCAGCTACAATCACCTGGAAGACAGAGGGGTGGAACTGCTCTGTGCCGGACTAACCAGTCCAATCTGCAAAATACAGACACTTGT CTTGGCTCGGTGTAAACTCACATCTAAATCCTGTGAGACTCTGATCTCAGCTCTACGGACACCAAACTGCCTCCTGAGAGACCTGATTCTCAGCTACAATCACCTGGAAGACAGAGGAGTCAAACTGCTCTGTGCTGGACCAGCCACTCCAATCTTCAACATACGGACACTTGA TCTAGGTCATTGTGGTCTAACAGAGGGTTGCTGTTTATATCTGGCCTCAGTCCTGCGTTCCCCAAACtcacaaattaaaaaactgGAGCTGAGAGACAATGACCTGAAAGATGCAGGTGTGACTCAGCTCTCTACTGGAATGGAGGATCCAAACTGTAAACTACATGCACTGGG gctgtctggctgtctggtcacagaggaaggctgtgcttcctTGGCTTCAGCTCTGAGGTCAAATCCCTTTAACCTGAGGGAGCTGGACCTGAGCTACAATTACCCAGGAGACTCAGGAGTGaagctgctctctgctggactggacaATCTACAATGGAGACCGGAGAAACTCAG TATGGACCACTGTGAAAATGACAGGCTGAAATCAGGACCCCGGaaat ATgcctgtgatctcacactggaccttAACACTGCATACACCCACCTCTCtgtgtctgaggagaacaggaATGTGACATTTTCAGAGTTGCAGCCGTATCCTGTCCACACAGAGAGATTTGACTACTGGAACCAG TAA